In one window of Phalacrocorax aristotelis chromosome W, bGulAri2.1, whole genome shotgun sequence DNA:
- the BABAM1 gene encoding BRISC and BRCA1-A complex member 1 isoform X2: MRIWGAEGWCMGAVRCAWIFGVQGAAHVCRRVCMGARGAGGGSRAQEGVQGCVGCRGSRKGAEGCVWMFGVQAAVHGCLGCRAPALRVPGGARLPPRARRDPGELQIPAAPARRRFREVPGGARAVGSGHPASVPSIARATMERGCVMDTSESGSAAEEEEEKAMEPRPRTRSNPEGAEDRALSAQASVGNRSEGEGEAASADDSPQGTAAPDGTAWPGPVPATEVQVKTPRVNCPEKVIICLDLAEEMALPKLESFNGSKTNALNISQKMIEMFVRTKHKIDKCHEFALVVVNNDATWLSGFTSDPREVCSCLYDLETVVCKSFNLEGLFNLIQQKIELPVTENVQTIPPPYVVRTILVFGRPGCQPQFSMSEHMKKMLQCPYFFFDVVYIHNGVEEKDDETSWKEMYAFFSSLDTKGTNYKYEVSLTGPAVELHNCMAKLLAHPLQRPFQTHAAYSLLEEDEPPEIEATV; this comes from the exons ATGAGAATTTGGGGTGCAGAGGGATGGTGCATGGGTGCAGTAAGGTGTGCATGGATttttggggtgcagggtgcGGCGCATGTGTGCAGGAGGGTGTGTATGGGTGCtcggggtgcagggggtggTTCACGGGCGCAGGAGGGCGTGCAGGGAtgtgtggggtgcagggggagccGCAAGGGTGCAGAGGGCTGCGTATGGATGTTTGGGGTGCAGGCAGCGGTGCACGGGTGTCTGGGGTGCCGTGCACCGGCACTCCGGGTGCCGGGGGGTGCCCGCCTACCCCCACGTGCCCGGCGGGACCCCGGGGAACTACAAATCCCAGCAGCCCCCGCGCGGCGCCGCTTCCGGGAGGTGCCGGGCGGGGCTCGTGCGGTCGGGAGCGG CCACCCGGCATCGGTCCCCAGCATCGCCAGAGCCACCATGGAGCGTGGCTGCGTGATGGACACGTCGGAGTCGGGCAGCGCtgccgaggaggaggaggagaaggcgaTGGAGCCGCGGCCCAGGACCCGCTCCAACCCCGAGGGGGCTGAGGACCGGGCGCTGAGCGCCCAGGCCAGCGTGGGCAACCGCAGCGAGGGGGAAGGCGAGGCGGCCAGCGCCGACGACAGCCCGCAGGGCACAGCTGCGCCTGATGGCACTGCCTGGCCCGGCCCCGTGCCCGCCACCGAGGTCCAGGTGAAGACGCCGCGGGTGAACTGCCCCGAGAAGGTG ATCATCTGCCTGGACCTGGCGGAGGAGATGGCTCTGCCCAAACTGGAGTCCTTCAATGG CTCCAAGACCAACGCGCTGAACATCTCCCAGAAGATGATCGAGATGTTCGTGAGGACGAAGCACAAGATCGACAAGTGCCACGAGTTTGCGCTGGTGGTGGTGAACAATGATGCCACGTGG CTCTCAGGGTTCACCTCGGACCCCCGTGAGGTCTGCAGCTGCCTCTATGACCTGGAGACCGTCGTCTGCAAGTCATTCA ATCTGGAAGGACTCTTCAACCTGAT CCAGCAGAAAATCGAGCTGCCGGTGACAGAGAATGTGCAGACCATCCCGCCGCCCTACGTGGTCCGGACCATCCTGGTGTTCGGCCGCCCGGGCTGCCAGCCCCAGTTCTCCATGTCAGAGCACATGAAG AAGATGCTGCAGTGTCCCTACTTCTTCTTCGACGTGGTTTACATCCACAACGGGGTGGAGGAGAAGGACGACGAGACAAGTTGGAAG GAGATGTACGCCTTCTTCAGCAGCCTGGACACCAAAGGCACCAACTACAAGTACGAAGTGTCGCTGACGGGGCCGGCCGTGGAGCTGCACAACTGCATGGCCAAGCTGCTGGCGCACCCGCTGCAGCGGCCCTTCCAGACCCACGCGGCGTACAGCCTGCTGGAGGAGGACGAGCCCCCCGAGATCGAGGCCACCGTCTGA
- the BABAM1 gene encoding BRISC and BRCA1-A complex member 1 isoform X3, whose translation MERGCVMDTSESGSAAEEEEEKAMEPRPRTRSNPEGAEDRALSAQASVGNRSEGEGEAASADDSPQGTAAPDGTAWPGPVPATEVQVKTPRVNCPEKVIICLDLAEEMALPKLESFNGSKTNALNISQKMIEMFVRTKHKIDKCHEFALVVVNNDATWLSGFTSDPREVCSCLYDLETVVCKSFNLEGLFNLIQQKIELPVTENVQTIPPPYVVRTILVFGRPGCQPQFSMSEHMKKMLQCPYFFFDVVYIHNGVEEKDDETSWKEMYAFFSSLDTKGTNYKYEVSLTGPAVELHNCMAKLLAHPLQRPFQTHAAYSLLEEDEPPEIEATV comes from the exons ATGGAGCGTGGCTGCGTGATGGACACGTCGGAGTCGGGCAGCGCtgccgaggaggaggaggagaaggcgaTGGAGCCGCGGCCCAGGACCCGCTCCAACCCCGAGGGGGCTGAGGACCGGGCGCTGAGCGCCCAGGCCAGCGTGGGCAACCGCAGCGAGGGGGAAGGCGAGGCGGCCAGCGCCGACGACAGCCCGCAGGGCACAGCTGCGCCTGATGGCACTGCCTGGCCCGGCCCCGTGCCCGCCACCGAGGTCCAGGTGAAGACGCCGCGGGTGAACTGCCCCGAGAAGGTG ATCATCTGCCTGGACCTGGCGGAGGAGATGGCTCTGCCCAAACTGGAGTCCTTCAATGG CTCCAAGACCAACGCGCTGAACATCTCCCAGAAGATGATCGAGATGTTCGTGAGGACGAAGCACAAGATCGACAAGTGCCACGAGTTTGCGCTGGTGGTGGTGAACAATGATGCCACGTGG CTCTCAGGGTTCACCTCGGACCCCCGTGAGGTCTGCAGCTGCCTCTATGACCTGGAGACCGTCGTCTGCAAGTCATTCA ATCTGGAAGGACTCTTCAACCTGAT CCAGCAGAAAATCGAGCTGCCGGTGACAGAGAATGTGCAGACCATCCCGCCGCCCTACGTGGTCCGGACCATCCTGGTGTTCGGCCGCCCGGGCTGCCAGCCCCAGTTCTCCATGTCAGAGCACATGAAG AAGATGCTGCAGTGTCCCTACTTCTTCTTCGACGTGGTTTACATCCACAACGGGGTGGAGGAGAAGGACGACGAGACAAGTTGGAAG GAGATGTACGCCTTCTTCAGCAGCCTGGACACCAAAGGCACCAACTACAAGTACGAAGTGTCGCTGACGGGGCCGGCCGTGGAGCTGCACAACTGCATGGCCAAGCTGCTGGCGCACCCGCTGCAGCGGCCCTTCCAGACCCACGCGGCGTACAGCCTGCTGGAGGAGGACGAGCCCCCCGAGATCGAGGCCACCGTCTGA
- the USHBP1 gene encoding harmonin-binding protein USHBP1 isoform X1 has translation MEKWVSAPPSPGAGRDWGGLGRHPWSPQLPQLPPGEEEEEEEEEKDEDNDDDDDEDMVGDTEGILHYEEHIAGLLATVARLHRRAEQLQHHKGREDEGGWEGTASLPTASPRPRHLDGALNAGTSLEAHSPDLFADLQHAVSSLERTVFSRHRWVPAQPLPGEEWARAAKSLEELDRTPSWAGRAMHWGLEEKAGEGLLAEEAAVVAARNAALRAALGRRDEELSRATASIRALRGERDRLQQKVWDLRDALSRLEGSGCSGSDTPRLSSPLGQGEPRLPQDLPQCGDGAQPHGTQPHGMQPHAPLSPQPSEGASREQEQRVQQLQGCLERLQEVNRQLAAALQECKSDAERLSMVLGQHESRSTALRLALRCSERCGWAYAALLDLMRAKLGREEDGARGGAAGEQSPGHGWASSPTPAEGPQLPGRAEPGGQEKTEASGSPKQQSIPAPHGMEEGALREHIRQLRVEQAAVEASLHDIPAPTRASTHCSEDTRARAERALQDARALLPGWRRPEKAELLQDLAMLKEAMADLKTQLQLAEREKRGLEVLVAGQGPREAALRLVVQHLEWERDGAPGRPPSPLSSSSSSEEDAQTNRVGAAAPQHPPDLERMGEELLRALARVEELRARAQALVLSLEQSSATSRVQQAQCIAVTADFFHAHSALALAYRGARRKQAAQLRRLEVQAGALRRQHARRAQALAHRLQALEQGTAGSETCI, from the exons ATGGAGAAG TGGGTGTCAGCCCCTCCGTCCCCTGGTGCTGGCCGGGATTGGGGTGGGCTGGGCAGACACCCCTGGTCCCCACAGCTCCCGCAACTCCCACcgggcgaggaggaggaggaggaggaggaggagaaggatgaGGACAACGATGATGATGACGACGAGGACATGGTGGGGGACACCGAGGGTATCCTGCACTATGAGGAGCACATCGCCGGGCTGCTGGCAACGGTGGCGCGGCTGCACCGGagagctgagcagctgcagcaccacaAGGGCAG GGAGGAtgaggggggctgggagggcaccGCCAGCCTCCCCACTGCCAGCCCACGGCCCCGGCACCTTGATGGCGCACTCAACGCTGGCACCAGTCTGGAAG cccacaGCCCCGACCTCTTTGCGGACCTGCAGCATGCTGTGAGCTCGCTGGAGCGCACCGTCTTCTCCCGGCACCGGTGGGTACCGGCGCAGCCTCTGCCTGGCGAGGAGTGGGCGCGAGCAGCTAAG AGCCTGGAGGAGCTGGACCGGACACcgagctgggctgggagggcGATGCATTGGGGCCTGGAGGAGAAAGCGGGCgaggggctgctggcagaggaggCTGCGGTGGTGGCAGCGAGGAACGCGGCACTGCGGGCAGCCCTGGGGCGCCGGGACGAGGAGCTGAGCCGGGCCACTGCCTCGATTCGGGCGCTGCGGGGGGAGCGCGACCGGCTGCAGCAgaag GTTTGGGACCTGCGGGATGCTCTGTCCAGACTGGAGGGGTCAGGGTGCTCCGGCAGCGACACCCCCAGGCTCAGCAGCCCCCTGGGGCAAGGGGAGCCCCGGCTGCCCCAG GACCTGCCCCAGTGTGGTGATGGTGCTCAGCCCCATGGCACTCAGCCCCACGGCATGCAGCCCCatgcccccctctccccccaacCCTCGGAGGGTGCCAGCCGGGAGCAGGAGCAGCGGGTGCAACAGCTGCAGGG GTGCctggagaggctgcaggaggTGAACCGGCAGCTGGCGGCCGCGCTGCAGGAGTGCAAGAGCGATGCGGAGCGGCTCAGCATGGTGCTGGGCCAGCACGAGTCCCGCAGCACCGCCCTGCGCCTGGCCCTGCGCTGCAG cgAACGCTGCGGGTGGGCCTACGCTGCCCTCCTCGACCTGATGCGGGCAaagctgggcagggaggaggatggTGCCCGTGGTG gagctgcaggggagcagagcccagggcaTGGATGGGCGTCCAGCCCCACACCGGCGGAGGGGCCGCAGCTCCCAGGCCGAGCAGAGCCAGGTGGCCAGGAGAAGACTGAGGCCAGCGGCTCCCCCAAGCAGCAGAG CATCCCGGCACCCCACGGGATGGAGGAGGGGGCCCTGCGTGAGCACATTCGCCAGCTGCGCGTGGAGCAGGCAGCCGTGGAGGCGTCCCTGCACGACATCCCGGCACCCACCCGTGCCAGCACCCACTGCAGCGAGGACACCCGAGCCCGGGCTGAGCGAGCACTGCAGGACgccagggctctgctgcccGGCTGGAGGCGGCCGGAGAAAGCggagctgctgcaggacttGGCGATGCTCAAG GAGGCCATGGCTGACCTGAAGACTCAGCTGCAGCTGGcggagagggagaagaggggcctggaggtgctggtggcTGGGCAGGGGCCGCGGGAGGCTGCACTGCGCCTGGTGGTCCAGCACCTGGAGTGGGAGCGGGATGGGGCGCCCGGccgccctcccagccccctcagcagctccagcagcagcgaGGAG GATGCCCAAACCAACCGGGTGGGAGCggcagctccccagcaccctccgGACCTGGAAAGGATGGGGGAAGAGCTGCTCCGTGCCCTGGCCCG ggtggaGGAGCTGCGCGCCCGGGCGCAGGCTCTGGTGCTGTCCCTGGAGCAGAGCAGTGCCACCAGCCGTGTGCAGCAAGCACAGTGCATCGCCGTCACCGCAGACTTCTTCCATGCTCACAG CGCGCTGGCCCTGGCGTACCGCGGCGCCCGGCGGAAGCAGGCAGCCCAGCTGCGGCGGCTGGAGGTGCAGGCAGGTGCCCTGCGCAGGCAGCACGCCCGGCGGGCGCAGGCGCTGGCCCACAGGCTGCAGGCCCTGGAGCAGGGGACGGCCGGCAGCGAGACCTGCATCTAA
- the USHBP1 gene encoding harmonin-binding protein USHBP1 isoform X2 gives MEKLPQLPPGEEEEEEEEEKDEDNDDDDDEDMVGDTEGILHYEEHIAGLLATVARLHRRAEQLQHHKGREDEGGWEGTASLPTASPRPRHLDGALNAGTSLEAHSPDLFADLQHAVSSLERTVFSRHRWVPAQPLPGEEWARAAKSLEELDRTPSWAGRAMHWGLEEKAGEGLLAEEAAVVAARNAALRAALGRRDEELSRATASIRALRGERDRLQQKVWDLRDALSRLEGSGCSGSDTPRLSSPLGQGEPRLPQDLPQCGDGAQPHGTQPHGMQPHAPLSPQPSEGASREQEQRVQQLQGCLERLQEVNRQLAAALQECKSDAERLSMVLGQHESRSTALRLALRCSERCGWAYAALLDLMRAKLGREEDGARGGAAGEQSPGHGWASSPTPAEGPQLPGRAEPGGQEKTEASGSPKQQSIPAPHGMEEGALREHIRQLRVEQAAVEASLHDIPAPTRASTHCSEDTRARAERALQDARALLPGWRRPEKAELLQDLAMLKEAMADLKTQLQLAEREKRGLEVLVAGQGPREAALRLVVQHLEWERDGAPGRPPSPLSSSSSSEEDAQTNRVGAAAPQHPPDLERMGEELLRALARVEELRARAQALVLSLEQSSATSRVQQAQCIAVTADFFHAHSALALAYRGARRKQAAQLRRLEVQAGALRRQHARRAQALAHRLQALEQGTAGSETCI, from the exons ATGGAGAAG CTCCCGCAACTCCCACcgggcgaggaggaggaggaggaggaggaggagaaggatgaGGACAACGATGATGATGACGACGAGGACATGGTGGGGGACACCGAGGGTATCCTGCACTATGAGGAGCACATCGCCGGGCTGCTGGCAACGGTGGCGCGGCTGCACCGGagagctgagcagctgcagcaccacaAGGGCAG GGAGGAtgaggggggctgggagggcaccGCCAGCCTCCCCACTGCCAGCCCACGGCCCCGGCACCTTGATGGCGCACTCAACGCTGGCACCAGTCTGGAAG cccacaGCCCCGACCTCTTTGCGGACCTGCAGCATGCTGTGAGCTCGCTGGAGCGCACCGTCTTCTCCCGGCACCGGTGGGTACCGGCGCAGCCTCTGCCTGGCGAGGAGTGGGCGCGAGCAGCTAAG AGCCTGGAGGAGCTGGACCGGACACcgagctgggctgggagggcGATGCATTGGGGCCTGGAGGAGAAAGCGGGCgaggggctgctggcagaggaggCTGCGGTGGTGGCAGCGAGGAACGCGGCACTGCGGGCAGCCCTGGGGCGCCGGGACGAGGAGCTGAGCCGGGCCACTGCCTCGATTCGGGCGCTGCGGGGGGAGCGCGACCGGCTGCAGCAgaag GTTTGGGACCTGCGGGATGCTCTGTCCAGACTGGAGGGGTCAGGGTGCTCCGGCAGCGACACCCCCAGGCTCAGCAGCCCCCTGGGGCAAGGGGAGCCCCGGCTGCCCCAG GACCTGCCCCAGTGTGGTGATGGTGCTCAGCCCCATGGCACTCAGCCCCACGGCATGCAGCCCCatgcccccctctccccccaacCCTCGGAGGGTGCCAGCCGGGAGCAGGAGCAGCGGGTGCAACAGCTGCAGGG GTGCctggagaggctgcaggaggTGAACCGGCAGCTGGCGGCCGCGCTGCAGGAGTGCAAGAGCGATGCGGAGCGGCTCAGCATGGTGCTGGGCCAGCACGAGTCCCGCAGCACCGCCCTGCGCCTGGCCCTGCGCTGCAG cgAACGCTGCGGGTGGGCCTACGCTGCCCTCCTCGACCTGATGCGGGCAaagctgggcagggaggaggatggTGCCCGTGGTG gagctgcaggggagcagagcccagggcaTGGATGGGCGTCCAGCCCCACACCGGCGGAGGGGCCGCAGCTCCCAGGCCGAGCAGAGCCAGGTGGCCAGGAGAAGACTGAGGCCAGCGGCTCCCCCAAGCAGCAGAG CATCCCGGCACCCCACGGGATGGAGGAGGGGGCCCTGCGTGAGCACATTCGCCAGCTGCGCGTGGAGCAGGCAGCCGTGGAGGCGTCCCTGCACGACATCCCGGCACCCACCCGTGCCAGCACCCACTGCAGCGAGGACACCCGAGCCCGGGCTGAGCGAGCACTGCAGGACgccagggctctgctgcccGGCTGGAGGCGGCCGGAGAAAGCggagctgctgcaggacttGGCGATGCTCAAG GAGGCCATGGCTGACCTGAAGACTCAGCTGCAGCTGGcggagagggagaagaggggcctggaggtgctggtggcTGGGCAGGGGCCGCGGGAGGCTGCACTGCGCCTGGTGGTCCAGCACCTGGAGTGGGAGCGGGATGGGGCGCCCGGccgccctcccagccccctcagcagctccagcagcagcgaGGAG GATGCCCAAACCAACCGGGTGGGAGCggcagctccccagcaccctccgGACCTGGAAAGGATGGGGGAAGAGCTGCTCCGTGCCCTGGCCCG ggtggaGGAGCTGCGCGCCCGGGCGCAGGCTCTGGTGCTGTCCCTGGAGCAGAGCAGTGCCACCAGCCGTGTGCAGCAAGCACAGTGCATCGCCGTCACCGCAGACTTCTTCCATGCTCACAG CGCGCTGGCCCTGGCGTACCGCGGCGCCCGGCGGAAGCAGGCAGCCCAGCTGCGGCGGCTGGAGGTGCAGGCAGGTGCCCTGCGCAGGCAGCACGCCCGGCGGGCGCAGGCGCTGGCCCACAGGCTGCAGGCCCTGGAGCAGGGGACGGCCGGCAGCGAGACCTGCATCTAA
- the BABAM1 gene encoding BRISC and BRCA1-A complex member 1 isoform X1, protein MRIWGAEGWCMGAVRCAWIFGVQGAAHVCRRVCMGARGAGGGSRAQEGVQGCVGCRGSRKGAEGCVWMFGVQAAVHGCLGCRAPALRVPGGARLPPRARRDPGELQIPAAPARRRFREVPGGARAVGSGIARATMERGCVMDTSESGSAAEEEEEKAMEPRPRTRSNPEGAEDRALSAQASVGNRSEGEGEAASADDSPQGTAAPDGTAWPGPVPATEVQVKTPRVNCPEKVIICLDLAEEMALPKLESFNGSKTNALNISQKMIEMFVRTKHKIDKCHEFALVVVNNDATWLSGFTSDPREVCSCLYDLETVVCKSFNLEGLFNLIQQKIELPVTENVQTIPPPYVVRTILVFGRPGCQPQFSMSEHMKKMLQCPYFFFDVVYIHNGVEEKDDETSWKEMYAFFSSLDTKGTNYKYEVSLTGPAVELHNCMAKLLAHPLQRPFQTHAAYSLLEEDEPPEIEATV, encoded by the exons ATGAGAATTTGGGGTGCAGAGGGATGGTGCATGGGTGCAGTAAGGTGTGCATGGATttttggggtgcagggtgcGGCGCATGTGTGCAGGAGGGTGTGTATGGGTGCtcggggtgcagggggtggTTCACGGGCGCAGGAGGGCGTGCAGGGAtgtgtggggtgcagggggagccGCAAGGGTGCAGAGGGCTGCGTATGGATGTTTGGGGTGCAGGCAGCGGTGCACGGGTGTCTGGGGTGCCGTGCACCGGCACTCCGGGTGCCGGGGGGTGCCCGCCTACCCCCACGTGCCCGGCGGGACCCCGGGGAACTACAAATCCCAGCAGCCCCCGCGCGGCGCCGCTTCCGGGAGGTGCCGGGCGGGGCTCGTGCGGTCGGGAGCGG CATCGCCAGAGCCACCATGGAGCGTGGCTGCGTGATGGACACGTCGGAGTCGGGCAGCGCtgccgaggaggaggaggagaaggcgaTGGAGCCGCGGCCCAGGACCCGCTCCAACCCCGAGGGGGCTGAGGACCGGGCGCTGAGCGCCCAGGCCAGCGTGGGCAACCGCAGCGAGGGGGAAGGCGAGGCGGCCAGCGCCGACGACAGCCCGCAGGGCACAGCTGCGCCTGATGGCACTGCCTGGCCCGGCCCCGTGCCCGCCACCGAGGTCCAGGTGAAGACGCCGCGGGTGAACTGCCCCGAGAAGGTG ATCATCTGCCTGGACCTGGCGGAGGAGATGGCTCTGCCCAAACTGGAGTCCTTCAATGG CTCCAAGACCAACGCGCTGAACATCTCCCAGAAGATGATCGAGATGTTCGTGAGGACGAAGCACAAGATCGACAAGTGCCACGAGTTTGCGCTGGTGGTGGTGAACAATGATGCCACGTGG CTCTCAGGGTTCACCTCGGACCCCCGTGAGGTCTGCAGCTGCCTCTATGACCTGGAGACCGTCGTCTGCAAGTCATTCA ATCTGGAAGGACTCTTCAACCTGAT CCAGCAGAAAATCGAGCTGCCGGTGACAGAGAATGTGCAGACCATCCCGCCGCCCTACGTGGTCCGGACCATCCTGGTGTTCGGCCGCCCGGGCTGCCAGCCCCAGTTCTCCATGTCAGAGCACATGAAG AAGATGCTGCAGTGTCCCTACTTCTTCTTCGACGTGGTTTACATCCACAACGGGGTGGAGGAGAAGGACGACGAGACAAGTTGGAAG GAGATGTACGCCTTCTTCAGCAGCCTGGACACCAAAGGCACCAACTACAAGTACGAAGTGTCGCTGACGGGGCCGGCCGTGGAGCTGCACAACTGCATGGCCAAGCTGCTGGCGCACCCGCTGCAGCGGCCCTTCCAGACCCACGCGGCGTACAGCCTGCTGGAGGAGGACGAGCCCCCCGAGATCGAGGCCACCGTCTGA